The Rana temporaria chromosome 13, aRanTem1.1, whole genome shotgun sequence genome has a window encoding:
- the LOC120920107 gene encoding high affinity immunoglobulin gamma Fc receptor I-like, protein MRGTTRSVLIWVILIGIMTDSQGASERPIVTFNPNWAKVFTGESITMTCYTSLAHQNQRFSWYKDDEQLPVNGQTYTISYTRTGHTGNYQCGTTFNETSGISSLEVIYGYLILQVPPFVYEGDDVPMRCYSWPGYSVRRTMFFKDNAVIRPLKAETNLIIDNVNKDAAGTYKCVKKSESSSDTSYTDESFLYVKGKPIKYCKHWSSTILSYSFVYLFSSPEANQTPYPVTQGDNLILTCDTVLSPLRQETQLHFAFYKDGQYVQRFSLSNQYEVPSAQMEDIGKYSCEVKASSSTVRKMSKAIDVQIQGEHLINIPYLSAYTAR, encoded by the exons ATGAGAGGTACAACAAGGTCAGTCCTGATATGGGTGATCCTAATTG ggatcatGACAGACAGCCAAG GAGCATCAGAAAGACCAATAGTGACTTTCAATCCCAACTGGGCCAAAGTATTCACAGGAGAGTCTATAACTATGACGTGCTACACAAGCCTGGCCCATCAAAATCAAAGGTTTTCCTGGTACAAAGATGATGAGCAGTTACCTGTCAATGGCCAAACGTATACAATATCCTATACCAGAACTGGACATACTGGAAATTACCAGTGCGGGACAACTTTTAATGAAACTAGTGGTATTAGTAGCCTGGAGGTTATCTATG GTTATCTGATTCTACAAGTTCCTCCTTTTGTGTATGAAGGGGATGATGTCCCTATGAGATGTTACAGCTGGCCCGGGTATTCAGTACGACGCACCATGTTTTTCAAGGACAATGCAGTCATAAGACCACTGAAGGCAGAAACCAATCTAATCATTGATAATGTCAATAAAGATGCAGCTGGGACTTACAAATGTGTAAAGAAATCGGAGTCCTCCTCTGACACGAGTTATACTGATGAATCATTCCTTTATGTCAAAGGTAAACCAATCAaatactgcaaacactggagctCGACT ATCTTGTCCTATTCCTTTGTATACCTCTTCTCAAGTCCAGAAGCAAATCAGACTCCGTACCCCGTGACACAAGGCGATAACCTGATTCTGACCTGTGACACAGTTCTCAGTCCGCTCAGGCAGGAGACTCAACTGCATTTTGCATTCTACAAAGATGGACAGTATGTTCAGAGATTCAGTTTATCAAACCAATATGAAGTCCCGTCCGCTCAAATGGAGGATATTGGGAAGTATTCCTGTGAGGTGAAAGCCTCAAGCTCCACAGTAAGGAAGATGAGTAAAGCAATAGATGTCCAGATACAAGGTGAACATTTgatcaatataccgtatttatcggcatataccgcgc